The Rhodospirillales bacterium RIFCSPLOWO2_02_FULL_58_16 genome contains the following window.
GCGTTATCGCGTGACCGCAGCACTTTGATAAGAGGATGCCGACCATGGATGTCATAGTGAAATTGCTTCACCGTAGCGATGGGCTTAATAAATCAGAGAATGCAAACTTTTATCTGGAAGTGGATGAAAATATTAAAATCCACTACCGCGATCTGCAAATTGAACTCAGCCGCAAGGAGTTCGAGGTAATTGCCCGGGCTTTCAGCGCGCAATCAGCCGAATTGATGAAAATTATGAAAACGGTCAATTATCAAGACCGTCCGTCGCCGGACGCCGCCCGGGAGAATGTCAAGATTTGGACCGATAGCCAACTGGAACCCGAATCCGCCTGTACTCCGCGCCAAATATCCCTGGAGGAATGCAACGACGGTTTCCATCTGCATTACCGCAATCTCAGGCTTATTTTAGATCGCAATAATATTTACGCCCTCAAGAAAGCGCTTAAAACCACCGATGTTGATGTCCCTTACGCCTCGACTTTTGAGGATTTCCAGGACCTTTTAAAGACTAACGGAATCAAATATTCTTTGTCCGAAATAAATGGCCCGCGATTGAGGGGAAATCACGCCCGTCGCATCATCGTCGATGAAAGCGAGGCCGCGAAGGTCAGAAGAATCATGACCGGAATCGGCATGGAGGGAAAGCTGACGGACAATTCGCAAGTTTATTCCAAGGACACTTTCTCGGTCGAACTGATGCTGTCGGAAGACGAACTCATACCGTCGACCGGCCAGCCGGCGATATAGAGCGCTTTGCCGCCGCCTTTTTAGGAGCCGCCGGCTTTTTTGCCTTAGCCGGAGATTGAGCCGCTGCTTTCTCCGGGGTTTTCTCCGGTTTGGTCAGGTTCTCCGCCGCCGGTTTTGCCGGATTTACCGCCGCCGCCTGTTGAGGTACGGGAGTTTTTTCTTGCGGCTTATCCAGCAGATCACGGAGGTTGATATTATATTCTTTCGCCATCTGTTTGATCTGCCTGATGCGCAAATCACGCTCTTCCCTGATTTTTTTATCGCGGGCCGCCGTCGCATCGTCAATCAGGCGATTCAGCATCGTAACGCTCATTTTCGCCAGATCAACGCCATCATCCGGTTTTGCGCATACCGGCGACGCGACCGGCGTCACGACCGCTGTTTTGACTACGCTGCTCGCTGGCTGCATAACTTTCCCCTTGTCCCCGGTTATTATATCCGTAACGACGGCGGCTTTCGGGCTGCCGGCCATTTTGTCCAAAACTGACGACGCTGATTTTCCATTATTGTATGGATTTTTTCCTTCATCATGGAAGTGGCCCTTGCCCGCAGGTTTGCTTTCGGGATGAAGCAAGCCGGCCAATTCCACATTGGCGACGCTTTCAAGATAAGAAATGTGTTCTTCCTTGCCGAATATCTCCTCGCAAGGCTCACAGGCGGAGCCTGAGGTATAACTGTCCCGCAGTTTGAATTTCTTGCTCAAAATACGGTGTATTTCATGCATAGGTTTATGCAGAAGATACTGGTAGATAATATTCTTGTTAGTATCCTCGATTATCGCCGCGACGGAACTTTTGTAGACATCTCCCAAAATGATGCCGCGATTAAAACGGTTAAAGCCGCAACATGGGACCACTTTAGCGTCCGGCTGGATAACGAACCGGCCGATGCTTTTGCACAAACCGAAAGTACTAACTGGCGCCGGCGGATTCGTTCCGATGGAAAGCCCTCGTCCCCTTCCCAAAAGAGCGATATTTTTCCGGTGTTGCAGATTGTACGCTTCCTTGGGAATATTATACTTGGCAAAATAATCCAGTAATTTTTGCAAGAGCGCATCGTTGCCCTTCGCATATTCAAAATCCAGATTAATGGGCGCCTTGAAGGCTTCATAGTAAGCCTGCACTACATTCTTGATATTGGCGATCGGTATCCATTCCTGATGGTATTCGCCGGCGCTCAGATTGATGCGATCCGGCGGCGGAGAAAACCCGGCCTCCCCCAGCATCCGAACCATGTTGCCGGCCGAACTTTCCGTCTTCCCCCAGAAGCCGTTGGTCATGAGGGAAACCGCGCCTTTATAGCCGCTGTCTCTTGCAAACCTGAGAGCTTTCAGCACCATGCCGGCGTGCAGAAGCGCCTCGCCGCCGGTAATGCCGATATTATTGAACCCGCTGCCGGCCCCTTCCTTGATCACCTCAAGCAGCCGCCCCTCGTCTATTACGACATCGTTTCCGGGAATTGATTGGTTATAGCAATGACTGCACCCGATATTGCACTTATAGCTGACCCTGACCGCCAACCCCTTCGGGCTGTACGCAGGCGTTTTGACGGGTGATTGTTTTTGCGCCGGTTTCGGCGCTACAGGCTTCGGCGTCGCCGAATCAAGCATGCACACGCTGGTCAAAGCATTAGCCCATTTACAAACAAAATGTTACTTGCTCTGTTTATTATAATGGACCTGTTGCAGAAGTAAAGTTCTATGGACATTCAAAATCCGGCGCCGGCCCGGTCAAACATGGCGCGCAGTTCATCGTAGTCGTCCGTCACCGGAAACTGGGGGAATTCCTTGATGACATTGGCGGGCGCCCTGAACAGGAACCCGGCGTCCGCCTCCTTCAGCATGGTGGTGTCGTTATAGGAATCGCCGGCGGCGATGACCTTGAAGTTCAATTGCTTGAAGGCAAGAACCGCCTGGCGCTTGTGGTCGCGCATGCGAAGCACATAGTTGCCGACGCGACCATCGGCTTCGATCTCCAGGCGATGGCAAAAAAGCGTCGGCCAACCGAGTTGCCGCATCAGCGGCTCGGCGAACTCGTAGAAGGTGTCCGACAGGATCACCACCTGATAGCGCTGTTGCAGCCGGTCGATGAAATCCTTGGCCCCCTCCAGCGGCCCCATGCCGTTGATAACATCCTGAATGTCATGGATTTTCAGGCCATGTTCATCGAGTATTCTCAGGCGTTGGCGCATCAGCG
Protein-coding sequences here:
- a CDS encoding phosphoserine phosphatase, with protein sequence MEIVCLDLEGVLVPEVWINFAERTGIKELSATTRDIPDYDALMRQRLRILDEHGLKIHDIQDVINGMGPLEGAKDFIDRLQQRYQVVILSDTFYEFAEPLMRQLGWPTLFCHRLEIEADGRVGNYVLRMRDHKRQAVLAFKQLNFKVIAAGDSYNDTTMLKEADAGFLFRAPANVIKEFPQFPVTDDYDELRAMFDRAGAGF